One Campylobacter concisus DNA segment encodes these proteins:
- a CDS encoding 5-formyltetrahydrofolate cyclo-ligase, whose translation MSVNLEKNEFRKNARANLIKLTKFRAKCTHYKAAKTLLNLINYTNSKKVLFYLPLNYEVDVLKIRRNLSHKCEIFAPFMVGLSLEMVRLRLPFLTYKFNVRQPSGKKMNNVKLDMAVVPAIGVDGAMARIGHGKGFYDRFFDTLPIKPKLIVFLEVKDFYTKDVLSQAHDAVADFYITPSKNYIKRGINDRGFNRLRGRCGGRWSRVSLRQKDK comes from the coding sequence ATGAGCGTTAATTTAGAAAAAAATGAATTTAGAAAAAATGCAAGAGCAAATTTGATAAAGCTTACTAAATTTAGAGCAAAATGCACGCATTATAAGGCGGCAAAAACACTTTTAAATTTGATAAATTACACAAATTCTAAAAAGGTACTCTTTTACCTACCGCTTAACTACGAAGTCGATGTGCTTAAAATAAGACGAAATTTATCACATAAATGTGAAATTTTTGCCCCTTTTATGGTAGGTCTTAGCTTAGAGATGGTAAGATTGCGACTGCCATTTCTAACTTATAAATTTAATGTCAGACAGCCATCTGGCAAAAAAATGAATAATGTTAAACTCGATATGGCGGTAGTTCCAGCGATTGGGGTTGATGGAGCTATGGCAAGGATAGGGCACGGAAAAGGATTTTACGATAGATTTTTTGACACTTTGCCCATTAAGCCAAAACTGATAGTTTTCTTAGAGGTAAAAGACTTCTACACCAAAGATGTGCTCTCGCAGGCGCACGATGCGGTAGCAGACTTTTATATAACCCCAAGCAAAAATTATATAAAAAGAGGAATAAATGATAGAGGTTTTAATAGGCTTAGGGGCCGGTGTGGTGGGCGTTGGAGCAGGGTATCTCTACGCCAAAAAGATAAATGA
- a CDS encoding TlpA family protein disulfide reductase — protein MTLKRVIITSLCLFAFFGCGDDSNKKSEQNTSEPAVQSKNLEENASKDENLSKDTLTPKMNESAQSDEIKEISLKLLNGTTMQITKRSNGFDVKDGKKATLYVFFATWCPPCKAEIPSLNNLSEKFKNELNIVAILLEDKSEDEVKEFAQKYKIKYDIAVGEGNFLFEKAMGGIKGLPASALFKANGDYAQGYIGLVPEEMLETDINRAIK, from the coding sequence ATGACACTAAAACGCGTAATTATAACATCACTTTGTCTTTTTGCATTTTTCGGATGCGGTGACGACTCTAACAAAAAGAGCGAGCAAAACACTAGCGAACCAGCTGTGCAAAGTAAAAATTTAGAAGAAAATGCCAGCAAAGATGAAAATTTAAGCAAAGATACGCTCACTCCAAAAATGAATGAGAGCGCACAAAGCGACGAAATAAAAGAGATAAGCCTAAAACTGCTTAACGGCACAACTATGCAGATCACAAAAAGAAGCAACGGCTTTGACGTAAAAGATGGCAAAAAAGCGACACTTTACGTATTTTTCGCTACTTGGTGCCCACCATGCAAGGCTGAGATCCCATCTTTAAACAACCTAAGTGAGAAATTTAAAAACGAGCTAAACATCGTTGCCATCTTGCTTGAAGACAAGAGCGAGGACGAAGTCAAAGAATTTGCTCAAAAGTATAAGATCAAATACGACATCGCAGTTGGCGAGGGAAATTTCTTATTTGAAAAGGCGATGGGCGGCATCAAAGGACTCCCTGCATCTGCGCTCTTTAAAGCAAATGGCGACTACGCTCAAGGTTATATCGGTCTTGTGCCTGAAGAGATGCTTGAAACTGACATAAATAGGGCCATAAAATAA
- the rny gene encoding ribonuclease Y: MIEVLIGLGAGVVGVGAGYLYAKKINDANYNIFLEQAKAKAKAIEYEAELTLKNSKISVQEAEFEAKKRYDDKTTKLQKEYASKFDELTKKEKILLNEQELLNESKELFEKDKQDAKVTYEEGLNLKATYQNKVEEAIRVLEHAAGLTEEEAKEVVLKKVEEKSRADIAHIVRKYEEEAKREAKKRVNYILAQATSRFAGEFAAERLINVVNIKNDELKGRIIGKEGRNIKTLEMVLGVDIIIDDTPHAIILSSFNLYRRAIATRVIELLVEDGRIQPARIEDLHKKVTEEFEQSIQEEGENIVMDLGLNKIHPEIVKLIGKLKFRASYGQNALAHSLEVAHLAGIIAAECGGDEKLAKRAGILHDIGKALTHEYEGSHVDLGAEICKRYKEHPVVINAIYAHHGHEEATSIESAAVCAADALSAARPGARREVLESFLKRVEEIENIAKSKEGIKQAYAINAGREIRVIANAKLINDDEAVLVAKEIAQEIESKVQYPGEIKVSVIRETRAVDFAK, encoded by the coding sequence ATGATAGAGGTTTTAATAGGCTTAGGGGCCGGTGTGGTGGGCGTTGGAGCAGGGTATCTCTACGCCAAAAAGATAAATGATGCAAACTACAACATATTTTTAGAGCAGGCAAAAGCAAAGGCAAAAGCTATCGAGTATGAAGCTGAGCTAACGCTTAAAAACTCTAAAATTTCAGTACAAGAGGCTGAATTTGAGGCTAAAAAAAGATACGACGACAAGACGACAAAGCTTCAAAAAGAGTATGCAAGTAAATTTGATGAGCTGACCAAAAAAGAGAAAATTTTGCTAAATGAGCAAGAGCTTTTAAACGAGAGTAAAGAGCTTTTTGAAAAAGATAAGCAAGATGCGAAGGTCACTTACGAAGAGGGTTTAAATTTAAAAGCGACTTATCAAAACAAAGTAGAAGAGGCGATAAGAGTGCTTGAACACGCTGCTGGCTTAACGGAGGAAGAGGCAAAAGAGGTCGTGCTTAAAAAGGTCGAAGAGAAGTCACGCGCCGACATCGCTCATATCGTTAGAAAATACGAAGAAGAGGCAAAAAGAGAGGCTAAAAAGAGGGTTAATTATATCTTGGCGCAGGCTACGTCAAGATTTGCCGGAGAATTTGCGGCTGAGCGACTAATAAATGTCGTAAATATCAAAAACGATGAGCTAAAAGGTAGGATCATCGGCAAAGAGGGACGTAACATCAAAACCCTTGAAATGGTGCTTGGCGTTGATATCATCATCGATGATACCCCGCATGCGATTATCTTAAGCAGCTTTAACCTTTACAGACGTGCGATCGCAACAAGAGTGATCGAGCTTTTGGTGGAGGATGGCAGAATTCAGCCAGCAAGGATAGAAGATCTTCATAAAAAAGTGACTGAAGAATTTGAGCAAAGCATACAAGAAGAGGGCGAAAACATCGTCATGGACCTTGGTTTAAATAAAATTCATCCAGAGATAGTAAAACTAATAGGCAAGCTTAAATTTAGAGCAAGCTACGGTCAAAATGCCCTTGCTCACAGCCTCGAAGTAGCTCACCTTGCTGGCATCATCGCAGCTGAGTGTGGCGGAGATGAGAAGCTAGCAAAAAGAGCTGGCATACTTCATGACATCGGCAAAGCGCTAACTCACGAGTACGAGGGCAGCCACGTCGATCTTGGAGCTGAAATTTGCAAACGCTATAAAGAGCATCCAGTCGTCATCAACGCGATCTATGCTCACCATGGCCACGAAGAGGCGACAAGTATAGAAAGTGCTGCTGTTTGCGCAGCTGATGCACTAAGCGCAGCTCGTCCAGGAGCAAGACGTGAGGTGCTTGAGAGCTTCCTAAAACGTGTCGAAGAGATCGAAAACATCGCAAAAAGCAAAGAGGGCATTAAACAAGCTTATGCGATCAACGCTGGCCGTGAGATCCGCGTCATCGCAAATGCTAAACTCATAAACGACGATGAGGCCGTGCTTGTGGCAAAAGAGATCGCTCAAGAGATCGAGAGCAAGGTGCAGTATCCTGGTGAGATCAAAGTGAGCGTCATCAGAGAAACTCGCGCTGTTGATTTTGCGAAATAA
- the ftsY gene encoding signal recognition particle-docking protein FtsY has product MLEFLKRGFEKTFGAISSAKKSKKIDKESLEEILLEADVAYEIVEEILYYLPPQDEVSRADLRRVMSSYFIYEKERVIEPDKPFVDLILGVNGAGKTTTIAKLANLYKNNGKSVILGACDTFRAGAIEQLRQWSIRLNVPIVATQQGHDPSAVAYDTISSAIAKGIDRVILDTAGRLQNQTNLANELDKIVRISKKAYEKAPHRKILILDGTQGNAGVAQAKAFNEIVSLDGVIITKLDGTAKGGALFGVARELELPIFYIGVGESMDDIIKFNPDEFLDELMDAIFE; this is encoded by the coding sequence ATGCTTGAGTTTTTAAAAAGAGGCTTTGAAAAGACCTTTGGAGCGATAAGCTCGGCGAAGAAGTCAAAAAAGATCGACAAAGAGAGTTTAGAGGAAATTTTACTAGAGGCTGACGTGGCTTACGAGATCGTGGAGGAGATTTTATACTACTTGCCGCCACAAGATGAAGTGAGCAGAGCCGATCTAAGACGCGTTATGAGCAGCTATTTTATCTACGAAAAAGAGCGTGTGATCGAGCCTGACAAGCCATTTGTCGATCTCATCCTTGGCGTAAATGGCGCTGGAAAGACGACGACCATCGCAAAGCTGGCAAATTTATATAAAAATAACGGCAAAAGCGTCATTTTAGGCGCTTGTGATACATTTAGAGCTGGAGCGATCGAGCAGCTGCGCCAGTGGTCAATCAGGCTAAATGTGCCAATAGTCGCCACCCAGCAAGGCCACGACCCTTCAGCTGTGGCCTACGACACGATCAGCTCGGCCATTGCAAAAGGCATCGACCGCGTCATCTTAGACACGGCTGGCAGGCTTCAAAACCAGACAAATTTAGCCAACGAGCTTGATAAGATCGTTCGTATCAGCAAAAAAGCCTACGAAAAGGCGCCTCACCGCAAGATCCTCATCCTTGATGGCACGCAGGGCAACGCTGGTGTCGCACAGGCAAAGGCATTTAACGAGATCGTCTCGCTTGATGGCGTCATCATCACAAAGCTTGATGGCACCGCAAAGGGCGGAGCGCTATTTGGCGTGGCAAGGGAGCTTGAGCTACCTATATTTTATATAGGCGTTGGCGAGAGCATGGACGATATCATCAAATTTAACCCAGACG